The Peribacillus sp. FSL P2-0133 genome has a segment encoding these proteins:
- the trpA gene encoding tryptophan synthase subunit alpha, translated as MNKLTNALEECQTKKEKAFIPYIMAGDGGLERLKSQLLFLENSGATAVELGIPFSDPVADGPVIQQAGIRSLENGTTLKDVLKKVMEIKNEVTIPIILMGYTNSILAYGLKEFTNDCLNAGISGCIIPDLPIEEEAIFSSIKTAGIVLIRLVTLTSSKERITEITAGAEGFIYAVTVKGITGARDAFGEELGGYLKKVKEISPVPVLAGFGISTPDHVRDAIQYCDGVIVGSKIIECFETGKEDQIGDLIQASKGVVQK; from the coding sequence ATGAATAAATTAACAAATGCGCTTGAAGAATGTCAAACGAAGAAGGAAAAAGCATTCATCCCTTATATTATGGCAGGGGATGGAGGGCTTGAACGGTTAAAGAGCCAGCTTCTTTTTCTTGAAAACAGCGGTGCGACTGCCGTTGAACTAGGTATACCATTCTCTGATCCTGTCGCTGATGGACCGGTTATCCAACAAGCCGGCATCAGATCTTTGGAAAATGGAACAACTTTAAAAGATGTCCTGAAAAAAGTAATGGAAATCAAAAATGAAGTGACCATCCCAATTATTTTAATGGGATATACGAATTCGATCCTGGCATATGGACTTAAAGAGTTTACGAATGACTGTCTCAATGCAGGGATTTCCGGGTGCATCATCCCCGATTTACCGATTGAAGAAGAAGCCATCTTTTCATCAATCAAAACTGCAGGGATCGTTCTTATCCGACTTGTGACACTCACGTCTTCGAAAGAGCGTATCACTGAGATTACTGCAGGGGCGGAGGGATTCATCTACGCAGTTACAGTCAAAGGCATTACGGGTGCCCGTGACGCCTTTGGGGAAGAACTTGGAGGCTATTTAAAGAAGGTAAAAGAGATAAGTCCGGTTCCCGTTCTTGCTGGGTTCGGCATATCGACGCCAGATCATGTCCGTGATGCAATACAATACTGCGATGGTGTCATTGTCGGCAGCAAGATCATCGAATGCTTCGAGACAGGTAAGGAAGATCAAATTGGTGATTTGATACAAGCAAGCAAAGGAGTAGTGCAAAAATGA
- a CDS encoding YlaF family protein: MNIKWNFLILAVLATSSIGSIGIFIAEKSLIGILAAIVILCGIMGFGFTQKKKLREAGKL; the protein is encoded by the coding sequence ATGAACATTAAATGGAATTTCTTAATATTAGCGGTATTGGCAACATCCAGCATTGGCTCCATTGGCATCTTCATTGCTGAGAAGAGCTTGATTGGAATATTAGCTGCAATCGTCATTCTTTGCGGAATCATGGGGTTCGGTTTCACTCAGAAGAAGAAATTGCGTGAAGCCGGGAAGTTATAA
- a CDS encoding inositol monophosphatase family protein, producing MASVKEMDTYAKLWMKEAGTRLRASFKTKLNIEMKTNPNDLVTNMDKGIEKFFCEKINEVFPEHRIFGEEGMGNDIKDLKGTVWIIDPIDGTLNFIHQQRNFAISLGVYVDGIGKIGMVYDVFSDELYHAIKGQGAFLNDQRLPSLEEASVSKAIISINASWVTENRRIDPNLLAPLVRDARGTRSYGSAALELAFVAAGRIDAYITMRLMPWDFAGGVLLVEEVGGEVSNIKGDKLDFLKGDSLFVSKPGLHKEVFDKYLSGNSSH from the coding sequence ATGGCATCGGTCAAGGAAATGGATACATATGCGAAGTTATGGATGAAAGAAGCGGGTACTAGGCTAAGGGCGTCCTTTAAAACCAAGTTGAATATTGAAATGAAAACGAATCCGAATGATTTGGTTACTAATATGGATAAGGGGATAGAAAAGTTTTTTTGCGAAAAAATCAACGAAGTTTTCCCTGAACACCGCATATTCGGGGAAGAGGGAATGGGCAATGATATTAAAGACCTAAAAGGTACTGTGTGGATCATCGATCCAATTGATGGAACGTTGAATTTCATTCATCAACAGAGGAATTTTGCAATTTCCCTTGGGGTTTATGTGGATGGCATCGGAAAAATCGGCATGGTTTATGATGTCTTTAGTGATGAATTATATCATGCGATTAAGGGGCAAGGAGCATTTCTGAATGATCAAAGGCTGCCATCTCTTGAAGAGGCATCAGTAAGCAAAGCGATAATTTCCATTAATGCAAGCTGGGTAACGGAAAACCGAAGAATCGATCCGAATCTTTTGGCACCGCTAGTTCGGGATGCAAGAGGGACACGTTCTTATGGCTCCGCAGCATTGGAGCTGGCTTTCGTAGCAGCTGGAAGGATTGATGCATACATAACCATGAGACTCATGCCTTGGGACTTTGCCGGAGGAGTTTTACTGGTTGAGGAAGTGGGCGGGGAAGTTAGTAATATTAAAGGTGACAAATTGGATTTCTTAAAAGGTGACTCACTTTTCGTATCTAAACCAGGGCTCCATAAAGAAGTATTCGATAAATACTTATCAGGAAATTCCAGTCATTAG
- a CDS encoding UPF0223 family protein, whose product MDYQYPMDLDWSTEEIVDVIKFFEAVEKAYENKIQKEEFMKAYRRFKEIVPGKADEKKYTDEFESVSTYSAYLVIKKAKGIDDGEWIKMKN is encoded by the coding sequence ATGGATTATCAATATCCAATGGATCTTGATTGGTCTACTGAAGAAATCGTAGATGTGATCAAATTCTTTGAAGCTGTAGAAAAGGCTTATGAAAATAAAATACAAAAGGAAGAATTTATGAAGGCTTACCGAAGATTCAAGGAAATAGTTCCCGGTAAGGCGGATGAAAAAAAGTATACGGATGAGTTTGAATCAGTCAGCACTTATTCAGCCTATCTTGTTATTAAGAAGGCAAAAGGAATCGATGACGGGGAATGGATAAAAATGAAAAATTAA
- a CDS encoding DUF1054 domain-containing protein, with amino-acid sequence MNIASFTADDFDVFKIDGLEPRMDALKERIQPKLQALGEHFSQKLSVMTGDEMHPHVAKHARRSVNPPKDTWVAFAANSRGYKMMPHFQIGLWETHMFIWYAVIYEAPNKTEIGKKLEQQAGRLVNSIPSHYVWSIDHTKPDVINHDGLGVDDLNSMFTRLQTVKKAEILCGIKISRDDAIKLKDDDFIQTIQDAFEHLLPLYQLN; translated from the coding sequence ATGAATATAGCAAGTTTTACAGCAGATGATTTTGATGTTTTTAAAATTGATGGATTGGAACCGCGCATGGATGCTTTAAAAGAACGGATCCAGCCCAAATTACAAGCACTTGGAGAGCACTTTTCTCAAAAACTGTCAGTTATGACCGGCGATGAAATGCACCCTCATGTTGCAAAGCATGCTAGACGGTCAGTGAATCCTCCTAAAGATACTTGGGTTGCTTTCGCTGCCAATAGCAGAGGTTATAAAATGATGCCGCATTTCCAAATCGGGTTATGGGAAACGCATATGTTCATCTGGTATGCCGTGATTTATGAAGCCCCTAATAAAACTGAAATCGGAAAGAAACTGGAGCAGCAGGCAGGCCGATTAGTCAATAGCATTCCCTCCCATTATGTTTGGTCAATTGACCATACAAAACCTGATGTCATCAATCATGATGGTCTTGGAGTAGATGATTTGAATTCAATGTTCACTCGTTTGCAAACTGTAAAAAAAGCCGAAATCCTTTGCGGTATAAAAATTTCCCGTGATGACGCTATTAAGTTAAAAGATGATGATTTCATTCAAACCATTCAAGATGCGTTTGAACATCTTTTACCCTTATATCAATTAAATTAA
- a CDS encoding nitronate monooxygenase family protein: MKRELRSLKWKTRVTDLLGIQYPIVQGGLAHLAYADLAAAVSNAGGLGQVTAMSLDNPEQLTDEIRKTKSLTDKPFGVNFAIGQHGRPYEHMLEAALKEDIAAVSVTGGNPAPFLDYVKGTQVKKLVLVAARRQAMKAEQLGADAVMVVGQEGGGHLGRDDIGTSVLIPQVVDSVNIPVIASGGFGDGRGLMAALALGAEGIEMGTRFIAVKECVHAHELYKNALVSGTENDTVVIKRSIGAPARVIANSWTDKILEIEKENGGYEQLKDYISGKANQRYIHDGVEGEGFAWAGQVMGLIHDVPSTAELFSRIIDQAEAIRSKWAD; this comes from the coding sequence ATGAAAAGGGAGCTGAGGAGTTTGAAGTGGAAAACGCGTGTGACCGATTTGTTAGGTATTCAATACCCAATCGTACAAGGGGGATTGGCCCATTTAGCATATGCAGACCTGGCTGCGGCAGTTTCGAATGCAGGAGGGCTGGGGCAGGTAACGGCCATGTCCTTGGACAACCCGGAGCAACTGACAGATGAAATTAGAAAAACCAAATCATTGACGGATAAACCGTTTGGTGTGAACTTTGCAATCGGTCAGCATGGGAGACCTTATGAACACATGCTGGAAGCAGCCTTGAAAGAGGATATCGCAGCTGTTTCCGTAACCGGCGGCAACCCTGCACCATTTCTTGATTACGTCAAAGGAACCCAGGTGAAAAAACTCGTGCTTGTTGCTGCAAGAAGGCAGGCAATGAAGGCTGAACAGCTTGGGGCAGATGCGGTGATGGTAGTTGGTCAGGAGGGTGGAGGACATTTAGGCCGTGATGATATCGGAACTTCTGTGTTAATTCCTCAAGTTGTGGACTCCGTTAATATTCCAGTCATCGCATCGGGTGGTTTTGGCGATGGACGAGGTTTGATGGCAGCATTGGCACTTGGTGCCGAAGGAATCGAGATGGGAACACGATTCATAGCAGTCAAGGAATGTGTTCATGCACATGAATTATATAAAAATGCCTTGGTTTCCGGCACAGAAAATGATACGGTTGTCATCAAGCGTTCCATTGGTGCACCAGCAAGGGTAATTGCAAACAGCTGGACCGATAAGATCCTTGAAATAGAAAAAGAAAACGGCGGATATGAACAATTGAAGGATTACATAAGCGGAAAAGCGAATCAGCGTTATATCCATGACGGTGTCGAAGGTGAAGGCTTTGCTTGGGCTGGACAAGTGATGGGGCTGATTCATGATGTACCATCGACTGCTGAACTATTCAGTCGGATTATCGACCAGGCGGAAGCAATTCGCTCAAAATGGGCAGACTGA
- the trpB gene encoding tryptophan synthase subunit beta, producing the protein MNTYTQPDKTGHFGAYGGRFVPETLMAAITELEEVYEQSKNDPEFQRQLNYYLKQYIGRETPLYFAENLTRLAGGADIYLKREDLNHTGAHKINNTIGQALLTQKMGKKKVIAETGAGQHGVATATVCALLKLECIIFMGEEDIRRQKLNVFRMELLGAKVISVSQGSGTLKDAVNEALRYWVANVDDTHYIMGSVLGPHPFPVIVRDFQSVIGNETKRQYSEVVHSLPDAVVACIGGGSNAMGMFYPFIEDETVKLYGVEAAGHGLETPLHASSLTKGKPGVLHGAFMYVLQNEDGQIQEAHSISAGLDYPGVGPEHSYLKDTNRVKYTSVTDDEALEALAMLSREEGIIPALESSHAISYGLKLAKEMEKGTGLVICLSGRGDKDVETVQSLMGGSEHE; encoded by the coding sequence ATGAACACTTATACACAGCCTGATAAAACTGGACATTTTGGAGCATATGGAGGCCGTTTCGTTCCGGAAACTTTAATGGCGGCGATTACGGAGCTTGAAGAAGTATATGAACAATCTAAAAATGATCCTGAATTCCAAAGGCAGCTAAATTATTACCTGAAACAGTATATCGGTCGGGAAACACCACTTTATTTTGCGGAGAACTTAACGAGGCTTGCAGGTGGTGCAGATATTTATCTGAAGCGAGAAGACTTGAATCATACCGGAGCCCACAAAATAAATAATACGATCGGTCAGGCTTTGCTGACTCAGAAAATGGGCAAGAAAAAGGTGATTGCCGAAACGGGTGCAGGACAGCATGGGGTTGCAACGGCGACTGTGTGTGCTTTGCTGAAGTTGGAATGCATCATCTTTATGGGAGAAGAAGATATCAGGAGACAGAAATTGAATGTATTCAGGATGGAGCTTTTGGGAGCCAAGGTCATATCTGTATCACAAGGAAGCGGGACACTGAAGGATGCAGTGAATGAGGCGTTACGATATTGGGTGGCGAATGTGGATGACACCCATTATATAATGGGATCAGTTCTTGGTCCGCATCCATTCCCCGTTATTGTACGTGATTTTCAAAGCGTGATAGGGAATGAAACAAAGCGTCAATATTCGGAGGTGGTTCACTCCCTACCGGATGCAGTAGTTGCTTGCATAGGCGGAGGAAGTAATGCAATGGGAATGTTTTATCCGTTCATTGAGGATGAAACGGTAAAATTATACGGAGTGGAAGCGGCAGGGCATGGACTTGAAACACCATTACACGCTTCAAGTTTGACTAAGGGGAAACCTGGGGTGCTCCACGGGGCATTCATGTATGTACTGCAGAACGAGGACGGTCAGATCCAGGAGGCACATTCAATTTCTGCAGGGCTGGATTATCCAGGGGTAGGGCCTGAACATAGTTACTTAAAAGATACAAATCGGGTGAAATATACTTCCGTAACCGATGATGAAGCCTTGGAAGCTCTAGCGATGCTTTCAAGGGAGGAAGGGATCATCCCTGCTTTAGAAAGTTCACATGCCATTTCCTACGGTTTAAAGCTTGCTAAAGAAATGGAGAAAGGAACAGGACTGGTGATTTGCCTGTCCGGCCGTGGTGATAAGGATGTTGAAACGGTCCAATCATTGATGGGGGGTAGTGAACATGAATAA
- a CDS encoding aminodeoxychorismate/anthranilate synthase component II yields MILLIDNYDSFTYNLYQYLGEVEKEIIVKRNDEISLAEIEELNPMAIVISPGPGRPEDAGISMEIIRNFYEKVPLLGICLGHQAIGAVFGANVVGAKQIMHGKTSVIEHDGTGVFAKQDLQFPVMRYHSLVVERASLPDELTVTAVALDDGEIMALKHQDFPLYGLQFHPESIGTKIGKELLHQFYEIAGTFQSEKEQSIL; encoded by the coding sequence ATGATTTTATTAATTGATAACTATGACTCGTTCACTTATAACCTTTATCAATATTTAGGAGAAGTGGAAAAAGAAATCATAGTAAAAAGGAATGACGAAATCAGCCTTGCGGAAATTGAGGAACTGAATCCAATGGCAATCGTCATTTCCCCGGGACCCGGCAGGCCGGAAGATGCTGGTATCAGTATGGAAATCATCCGTAATTTTTATGAAAAGGTTCCGCTATTAGGCATTTGTTTGGGGCATCAGGCCATTGGGGCGGTTTTTGGTGCGAATGTGGTTGGAGCGAAACAAATCATGCATGGGAAAACATCGGTTATCGAACATGATGGAACAGGTGTATTTGCCAAACAGGACTTACAATTCCCGGTAATGCGTTACCATTCCCTTGTAGTTGAAAGGGCGAGTTTGCCAGATGAACTGACTGTGACGGCAGTAGCACTGGATGATGGGGAGATTATGGCCCTGAAACATCAAGATTTCCCGCTTTACGGTTTACAGTTCCACCCTGAATCAATAGGGACGAAAATCGGCAAGGAATTATTACATCAATTTTATGAGATTGCGGGAACCTTCCAATCTGAGAAGGAACAATCCATCTTATAA
- the trpC gene encoding indole-3-glycerol phosphate synthase TrpC — protein MENILTKIIEQKKVEVAKLKERGLDDSVMINIVRPSLVKNLKMAKSMAIIAEIKRASPSKGDIKINVNPIEQALSYESGGAAAISVLTDEVFFKGSIADLRIVSEAIRIPRLCKDFIIDEIQIDRAHQAGATIILLIVAALSKERLHELYQYAKRKGLEVLTEVHDEAELERALELNAELIGINNRNLKTFKVDLAVTERLAKLLDPKRHIIISESGIKTKEDVMRVKEAGAKAILVGETLMTASNLPHTMAELQMSI, from the coding sequence ATGGAAAATATCTTAACGAAAATCATCGAACAGAAAAAGGTGGAAGTCGCAAAATTAAAAGAAAGGGGCTTAGACGATTCGGTCATGATCAACATAGTCAGACCATCTTTGGTGAAAAATTTGAAAATGGCGAAATCAATGGCGATTATCGCGGAAATAAAACGGGCTTCCCCTTCAAAAGGGGACATTAAAATCAATGTAAATCCGATCGAGCAGGCCCTTTCATATGAAAGTGGCGGAGCGGCAGCGATATCCGTATTGACGGATGAGGTTTTCTTTAAAGGATCAATTGCAGATTTGAGAATCGTAAGCGAGGCCATACGGATTCCCAGGTTGTGCAAAGATTTCATCATCGATGAAATCCAAATCGATCGCGCCCATCAAGCTGGTGCCACTATCATTCTATTGATTGTGGCAGCACTTTCTAAAGAACGCCTTCATGAATTATATCAATATGCAAAAAGAAAAGGGCTTGAAGTATTGACGGAAGTCCATGATGAAGCCGAACTGGAACGGGCTCTAGAGCTGAATGCAGAGTTAATAGGGATTAACAATCGAAATTTAAAGACCTTCAAAGTGGATTTGGCTGTAACGGAACGACTGGCGAAGTTACTTGATCCTAAACGCCATATCATTATCAGTGAAAGTGGAATCAAAACAAAAGAAGACGTGATGCGTGTGAAGGAAGCTGGTGCAAAAGCGATTTTAGTCGGGGAGACACTGATGACTGCATCAAATCTTCCGCACACGATGGCCGAATTGCAAATGAGTATATAA
- the trpD gene encoding anthranilate phosphoribosyltransferase: protein MKEYLAKLAERQTLTEEEMSRAAQALFSKDITESEMAAFIIALKSKGETAGEIASLVRVMRKEARSVRTSSINVMDNCGTGGDGSQSFNISTASAFVLAGAGVKVAKHGNRSISSKTGSADVLEELGVNLYLEPDMLKELLEENGITFLFAPSVHPNIARIMKVRKELKIPTIFNLIGPLTNPVQLDTQLMGINRRDMLELFAEVLHKLGRKRAVVINGAGFMDEASLQGENSLVLLEQGDIIPFTLHPEEVDLPVYGNDAIRGGDAKQNADIMLRLLKGEKGAYRDTVLLNAGLGLYAHGTAATIKKGISMAKESLDSGSALAKLENLIAYGNRNKVVM, encoded by the coding sequence GTGAAGGAGTATTTAGCGAAGTTAGCAGAGCGTCAAACATTGACGGAAGAAGAGATGAGCAGAGCAGCCCAAGCGTTATTTTCTAAAGATATAACCGAAAGCGAGATGGCAGCTTTCATCATTGCCCTAAAATCCAAAGGGGAAACCGCAGGTGAAATAGCAAGCCTTGTCAGAGTCATGAGAAAAGAAGCAAGAAGTGTACGAACAAGCTCTATTAATGTTATGGATAATTGCGGAACGGGAGGAGATGGGTCACAAAGCTTCAATATAAGTACAGCATCAGCATTCGTTCTTGCCGGGGCCGGTGTCAAGGTTGCCAAACATGGAAACCGCAGCATTTCAAGCAAAACGGGGAGTGCGGATGTATTGGAAGAATTAGGTGTTAATTTGTACTTGGAGCCTGACATGTTAAAAGAACTGTTGGAGGAAAATGGGATCACATTCTTATTTGCTCCATCGGTCCACCCTAATATTGCACGGATAATGAAAGTGAGAAAAGAACTGAAAATCCCGACGATATTTAATCTAATCGGTCCTCTGACAAATCCAGTCCAACTCGACACGCAATTAATGGGAATTAATCGACGTGATATGCTCGAGCTTTTTGCGGAAGTCCTACATAAATTAGGCAGGAAACGCGCGGTCGTGATAAATGGTGCCGGGTTTATGGATGAAGCGAGCCTGCAGGGAGAAAATTCACTCGTGCTTTTGGAGCAAGGGGATATTATCCCATTTACGCTGCACCCTGAAGAAGTGGATCTGCCGGTTTACGGAAATGATGCCATCCGCGGCGGTGACGCAAAACAAAATGCCGATATCATGCTTAGGCTTCTCAAAGGGGAAAAAGGGGCCTATCGTGATACCGTTTTATTGAATGCTGGATTGGGATTATACGCACATGGTACGGCAGCAACGATCAAAAAGGGAATCTCCATGGCTAAAGAAAGCCTTGATAGCGGATCGGCTCTTGCAAAGTTAGAAAATCTGATTGCTTATGGCAATAGAAATAAGGTGGTCATGTAA
- a CDS encoding phosphoribosylanthranilate isomerase, with translation MLVKICGIKTLAAAQTAVSSGADFIGFIFAESSRKVEPEIVGEFGANLAGQVKKVGVFANQTEQEVIKSAEIAGLDYIQLHGNESASFARRMPLPVIKAFAVNSEKDLENLREYPADYLLVDLPKSSSGKGLTLDWDMIRKADLPLGKVILAGGLTPENVGKAINAVSPFAVDVASGVETNGLKDAVKIKAFINEAKYTAGKEE, from the coding sequence ATGTTAGTGAAAATCTGTGGGATAAAGACATTGGCAGCCGCTCAGACTGCTGTTAGTTCCGGAGCAGACTTCATTGGTTTCATTTTTGCCGAGAGTAGCAGGAAGGTTGAGCCAGAGATAGTAGGAGAATTCGGAGCAAATCTAGCTGGACAGGTTAAAAAGGTCGGAGTGTTTGCTAATCAAACTGAACAAGAAGTGATAAAAAGTGCTGAAATTGCAGGATTGGATTATATTCAGCTTCATGGTAACGAGTCTGCCAGCTTTGCCCGCAGAATGCCCCTACCGGTTATCAAGGCCTTTGCCGTCAATTCAGAGAAAGACCTTGAAAACCTTCGAGAATACCCAGCAGATTATCTATTAGTAGATCTTCCTAAGAGTTCATCTGGAAAGGGATTGACTTTGGATTGGGATATGATCCGAAAAGCGGATCTGCCACTGGGGAAGGTAATTCTAGCGGGTGGGCTGACTCCGGAAAATGTCGGAAAAGCGATTAATGCCGTTTCACCATTCGCAGTTGATGTAGCCAGCGGCGTTGAAACAAACGGATTAAAAGATGCCGTAAAAATAAAGGCATTTATTAATGAGGCAAAATATACAGCCGGAAAAGAGGAATGA
- the trpE gene encoding anthranilate synthase component I: MNNLDEKKILRFKMDTIEGDIHTPIAIFQKLDGDQKFLLESSNSHHDNGRYSYLGSKPYLEVTSLAGQVNVKDTETGDQIVKNINIIEFLKNELLVEIGEAPIHLPPFNGGAIGYMGYDIIRLYENIGPVPPDSLQMPDAHFLFYKELYIFDHVLQKIHLLTAEEDSEKSLLGMKEKINQASKPSKEISSEYLEFKSNFSQDEFEKMVLEVKSAIIAGEVFQVVLSQRFKADFDGEPFDAYRRLRLANPSPYMFYIEFGDYTIIGSSPESLISVSSGMVHVNPIAGTRPRGKTDEEDKGFEKSLLMDEKELAEHKMLVDLGRNDLGRVCEIGSIHLTEEMEIQRYQHVMHIASKVSGKLREGFTSLDALTVCLPAGTVSGAPKIRAMELINELENCKRGMYSGSIGFIGFGGDLDMALAIRTMIIKDGKAYVQAGAGIVYDSDPKTEFEETQNKARALMEVHTK, from the coding sequence ATGAATAATTTGGATGAAAAAAAAATACTCCGTTTCAAAATGGACACAATTGAAGGGGATATCCACACACCCATTGCCATATTTCAGAAATTAGATGGTGACCAGAAGTTTTTATTGGAAAGCTCAAATTCGCATCATGACAACGGCCGCTACTCCTATCTAGGTTCAAAACCTTATCTGGAAGTGACATCACTTGCTGGCCAAGTAAATGTGAAAGATACTGAAACAGGTGATCAAATTGTAAAGAACATCAATATCATCGAGTTTCTAAAAAACGAATTACTAGTGGAGATAGGAGAGGCTCCCATACATCTTCCGCCATTTAACGGTGGTGCAATCGGATATATGGGCTATGATATCATTCGTCTGTATGAAAATATAGGTCCGGTGCCTCCTGATTCTCTGCAAATGCCTGATGCTCATTTTCTCTTTTATAAAGAACTGTATATATTCGATCATGTTCTACAGAAGATCCATCTTTTGACTGCGGAAGAAGATAGTGAAAAAAGTTTATTGGGGATGAAGGAAAAAATCAATCAGGCAAGTAAACCGTCAAAGGAAATATCGTCGGAATATTTGGAATTCAAATCGAATTTCAGTCAGGATGAATTCGAGAAAATGGTCCTTGAAGTTAAATCAGCGATTATAGCTGGTGAAGTGTTCCAAGTTGTTTTATCACAAAGGTTCAAAGCGGACTTCGATGGGGAGCCTTTCGATGCCTACCGTCGTTTACGTTTAGCCAACCCCTCTCCTTATATGTTTTATATAGAATTTGGTGACTATACAATTATTGGGTCGTCTCCAGAAAGTTTGATCAGTGTTTCATCAGGAATGGTTCATGTTAATCCCATTGCCGGTACAAGACCAAGAGGGAAAACGGATGAAGAAGATAAAGGCTTCGAAAAAAGCCTGCTGATGGATGAAAAGGAACTTGCCGAGCATAAGATGCTTGTTGATTTGGGTAGGAATGATCTTGGCAGGGTTTGCGAAATCGGTTCAATCCACCTTACCGAGGAAATGGAAATTCAAAGATATCAGCATGTCATGCATATTGCTTCGAAGGTTAGCGGAAAGCTTAGGGAAGGGTTCACGAGTTTAGATGCGCTGACGGTCTGCCTCCCTGCCGGAACAGTCTCAGGTGCTCCAAAAATCAGGGCAATGGAGCTGATCAATGAACTGGAAAATTGTAAACGGGGGATGTATTCGGGCTCGATAGGGTTCATAGGTTTTGGAGGGGATCTTGATATGGCATTAGCCATTCGGACGATGATCATTAAAGATGGCAAGGCCTATGTACAGGCAGGGGCAGGAATTGTATATGATTCAGATCCAAAAACGGAATTTGAAGAAACACAAAATAAAGCACGCGCTTTAATGGAGGTTCACACAAAATGA